The following proteins are co-located in the Pyrococcus abyssi GE5 genome:
- a CDS encoding mRNA surveillance protein pelota, whose protein sequence is MEVLEEKPKEGKVKLKVETLDDLWHLYHVISPGDIVYAKTLRKQAQRSDSLRPEKVEAIPVFLGVRAEKINLHRFANQLRVTGPIVYASRDDVPLGKYHTIAVEPGMTITIQKERWRSHHVERIKEAVEASKRAKVMIVAMEDGEAEVAIVREYGLDFIASIRHNIGGKRYNVKREDEEKKFFHDVAKTIKDLIERENVQKVIVAGPGFYKENFYGFLRENYPELAGKVVLDDTSMGGRVGVYEVIKRGTVDKVYTETRVAQEIKLVEKVIERIAKDEPVAYGLKDVEEAVNYGAVDTLLVLDELLKGDDRERIEEIMEMARNLRANVVVVSSEHEGGDKLKALGGIAAILRFKIH, encoded by the coding sequence ATGGAAGTGCTTGAGGAAAAACCAAAGGAGGGGAAGGTTAAGCTCAAGGTCGAGACCCTCGATGATCTATGGCACCTCTATCACGTGATTTCCCCTGGGGACATTGTTTACGCCAAGACCCTTCGAAAACAGGCCCAGAGGAGTGACTCCCTAAGGCCGGAAAAGGTTGAAGCGATTCCAGTGTTCCTGGGGGTAAGGGCTGAAAAGATAAACCTCCACAGGTTCGCGAACCAGCTTAGGGTCACTGGGCCCATTGTGTACGCTAGCAGGGATGACGTTCCTCTTGGGAAGTACCACACGATAGCCGTTGAGCCCGGCATGACGATAACCATACAGAAGGAGAGGTGGAGGAGTCACCACGTTGAGAGGATCAAGGAGGCTGTTGAGGCCTCTAAGAGGGCAAAGGTAATGATAGTTGCGATGGAAGATGGTGAAGCTGAGGTTGCCATAGTTAGGGAGTACGGCTTGGATTTCATTGCCAGCATTAGGCACAACATTGGGGGCAAGAGGTACAACGTCAAGAGGGAAGACGAGGAGAAGAAGTTCTTCCACGACGTTGCAAAAACAATCAAAGACTTAATCGAGAGGGAGAACGTCCAGAAGGTTATAGTTGCTGGCCCCGGATTCTATAAAGAGAACTTTTACGGGTTTCTTAGGGAGAACTATCCCGAGCTAGCTGGGAAGGTCGTCCTGGATGACACGAGCATGGGGGGAAGGGTTGGCGTTTACGAGGTGATAAAGAGGGGAACCGTGGACAAGGTTTACACCGAAACGAGGGTTGCCCAGGAGATTAAGTTAGTCGAGAAGGTAATAGAGAGGATAGCCAAGGATGAGCCAGTTGCTTACGGATTAAAGGACGTTGAGGAGGCCGTGAATTACGGTGCCGTCGATACATTGCTAGTCTTGGATGAGCTACTTAAGGGTGACGATAGGGAGAGGATAGAGGAAATCATGGAGATGGCAAGGAATTTAAGGGCGAACGTCGTGGTGGTTAGCTCGGAGCATGAGGGGGGAGATAAGCTTAAGGCCTTAGGTGGCATCGCCGCAATCTTGAGGTTTAAGATTCATTAA
- a CDS encoding sugar phosphate isomerase/epimerase family protein, which produces MRVGVSIYPHFIKEGKTLPSILAEVKIKNYDFVQIFPHALGLIKNGTVVESVLMEVETALKGVGIDYIVRMPVSLNLRDSIYYSRHFKVAKAVLDVAIKLGAKIIVMQSGKTGRLDLEIDAIRSLADTASKFGIKIALENTFSVKDTLYVIDNVDRENVGFALDVAHAFLSAQGDENKLLEDVKLGIDKTILLLVHDNFGKMFPQVEPEDALAYGVGDLHLLPGDGKIPFGKVLRLFDDVPILVKVKDPKIFSNLPPKAELVERLRR; this is translated from the coding sequence ATGAGAGTTGGTGTTAGTATATATCCTCACTTCATAAAAGAGGGAAAAACCCTGCCCTCAATACTTGCAGAGGTAAAGATAAAGAATTACGACTTCGTTCAGATATTTCCTCACGCTCTCGGCCTTATCAAGAATGGCACCGTCGTTGAGTCAGTTCTTATGGAGGTTGAAACCGCCCTTAAGGGAGTGGGAATAGATTACATAGTGAGGATGCCCGTCTCCCTAAATCTGAGGGATAGCATATACTACTCTAGGCATTTCAAGGTCGCGAAGGCAGTCCTTGACGTTGCTATAAAGTTAGGTGCCAAGATAATAGTTATGCAGAGTGGGAAAACAGGGAGGTTGGATCTGGAGATAGACGCGATAAGGAGCTTAGCTGACACTGCCTCGAAGTTCGGTATAAAGATAGCCTTGGAGAACACCTTCAGCGTTAAAGATACCCTTTACGTAATAGACAATGTTGATAGGGAAAACGTAGGTTTCGCTTTAGACGTTGCTCACGCTTTCCTGAGCGCCCAGGGAGACGAGAATAAGTTGCTTGAAGATGTAAAGCTTGGAATAGACAAGACGATACTCTTGCTCGTCCACGACAACTTCGGGAAGATGTTCCCACAGGTTGAGCCAGAGGATGCGTTAGCTTACGGTGTTGGCGACCTACACTTGCTCCCAGGAGACGGTAAAATACCATTTGGAAAAGTTTTGAGGCTCTTTGACGACGTTCCAATCCTAGTTAAGGTCAAGGATCCAAAGATATTCTCCAATCTACCACCGAAGGCCGAGCTAGTGGAGAGGCTAAGGAGGTGA
- the rpsJ gene encoding 30S ribosomal protein S10: MQKARIKLASTNVRSLEEVANQIKQIAERTGVRMSGPIPLPTKRIRIVTRKSPDGEGSATFDRWELRIHKRLIDIEADERAMRQIMRIRVPEDVTIEIELIS, encoded by the coding sequence ATGCAGAAGGCGAGGATAAAGCTTGCGAGCACGAACGTCAGGTCTCTTGAAGAGGTTGCCAATCAAATTAAGCAGATTGCAGAGAGGACTGGAGTCAGGATGAGCGGTCCAATTCCACTCCCAACCAAGAGGATAAGGATCGTAACCAGGAAGAGCCCCGATGGTGAAGGTTCCGCAACTTTTGATAGGTGGGAGCTTAGGATCCACAAGAGGCTCATCGATATTGAGGCGGATGAGAGGGCTATGAGGCAGATCATGAGGATTCGCGTTCCCGAGGATGTTACAATAGAGATTGAGCTCATTTCATGA
- a CDS encoding ribonuclease P protein component 2, whose product MKLKTLPPTLRDKNRYIAFEIISDDEFTKDEVKSLIWEASLRVLGELGTALAKPWFIKYDPKTKTGIVRCDREYVEHLRFALMLATDFNGKRLIIRTLGVSGTIKRLKKKFLSQYGWK is encoded by the coding sequence ATGAAGCTCAAAACTTTACCCCCAACGCTTAGGGATAAGAACAGGTACATAGCCTTCGAGATAATTAGCGATGATGAATTCACGAAGGATGAGGTGAAGAGCCTAATATGGGAGGCCTCGCTGAGGGTTCTCGGAGAGCTTGGAACGGCGTTGGCCAAGCCATGGTTCATAAAGTACGATCCAAAAACGAAGACAGGGATAGTTAGATGTGATAGGGAGTACGTGGAGCATTTAAGGTTTGCCCTGATGCTAGCCACTGATTTCAATGGTAAAAGGCTAATCATAAGGACTCTTGGAGTATCGGGAACGATAAAGAGGCTTAAAAAGAAGTTTTTGAGCCAGTATGGTTGGAAATGA
- a CDS encoding UPF0179 family protein → MVITLVGEKLAKPGLEFIYYGPGEPCKTCRLARVCIGNLEPGRRYKVIKVRNIEHPCPLHEGKVRVVEVVEPAIEVLMEPRYAIAGSKLTLRFVDCNDPEKLDLVRPEGLFEGDTVKIIEILGDVECNGRKFKLVKVMREKE, encoded by the coding sequence ATGGTAATCACGTTGGTTGGGGAAAAGTTAGCCAAACCCGGGCTTGAGTTCATCTATTATGGCCCAGGAGAACCCTGTAAGACTTGTAGGCTTGCAAGAGTGTGCATAGGGAACCTGGAACCTGGAAGGAGGTACAAGGTGATAAAAGTTAGGAACATAGAACACCCCTGCCCCCTCCACGAGGGTAAGGTTAGGGTAGTTGAAGTCGTCGAGCCAGCTATAGAGGTGCTGATGGAGCCGAGGTATGCTATAGCTGGAAGCAAATTAACGCTACGCTTCGTGGATTGTAACGATCCAGAGAAGCTAGATTTGGTAAGGCCAGAGGGCTTGTTTGAGGGTGACACGGTAAAGATAATAGAAATACTGGGAGACGTTGAATGCAACGGAAGGAAGTTCAAGCTCGTCAAAGTTATGAGGGAGAAGGAATAA
- a CDS encoding arginine--tRNA ligase — MLSRVKEGAREKIIKVIESLAPGWKGEIEFKDTPSPELGDFGTPVAFKLARVMKKPPFQIAELIVEELKKELPEGIREVRAINGYVNFFVDYGYLARQLIVEVLEKGDRFGSSDIGRGKKVIVEHTSVNPTKPLHMGHARNAILGDSMARILRFLGYEVEVQNYIDDLGIQFAQVYWGYLKLREKFEKIMKELKEKGIKEDPIDHVLGLLYVEVNRVLEENPEIEAEIRDIMKKLESGELNGRELAESVVRAQMVTTYRLGIKYDLLVWESDIVSRKLFEIAVKLLERNENFYTPNEGKYKGAFVMDLSKLFPDMKNPYLVLRRSDGTATYTGKDIAYHLWKFGKIDVDLLYKPWDEHTWTTAPDGESVKGKFGGADIVINVIGAEQRHPQMAIKHALKLLGFEDAAENLHHLAYEHVERPEGKFSGRKGTWVGFTVDEVINEAIKRARELIEEKSPGLSDEEKEEIAEKVGVGAIRYNMVKYSPDKKIIFRWEDVLNFEGESAPYIQYAHARCSSILRKAGNPEWEALLKEANFKELTERERELIILLSKFPEVVEQAGRDVKPHLIAWYANELASLFNKFYMDHPVIKAEKGIREARLLLVMAVRQVLRNSLWLLGIEAPDRM, encoded by the coding sequence ATGCTGTCGAGGGTTAAGGAAGGTGCGAGGGAGAAGATAATCAAGGTGATAGAAAGCCTGGCCCCAGGATGGAAGGGAGAAATCGAATTCAAGGATACTCCAAGCCCAGAGCTTGGAGACTTTGGGACTCCCGTAGCCTTTAAGCTTGCGAGGGTTATGAAGAAACCCCCGTTTCAGATTGCAGAGTTGATAGTCGAGGAACTCAAGAAGGAGTTGCCCGAGGGTATTAGAGAGGTTAGGGCGATTAATGGTTATGTCAATTTCTTCGTCGATTACGGTTACTTGGCAAGGCAATTGATAGTTGAAGTACTTGAAAAGGGGGACAGGTTTGGCAGTAGCGATATCGGGAGGGGAAAGAAGGTTATAGTGGAGCACACCTCAGTTAATCCCACGAAGCCCTTACACATGGGACACGCAAGGAATGCCATTCTAGGGGATTCAATGGCTAGAATCCTAAGGTTCCTGGGCTATGAGGTTGAGGTTCAAAACTACATAGACGACCTTGGAATTCAGTTTGCACAGGTTTACTGGGGCTACCTTAAGCTCAGGGAAAAGTTCGAGAAGATCATGAAGGAGTTGAAGGAGAAAGGCATTAAGGAAGATCCAATAGATCACGTCCTCGGATTGCTGTACGTTGAGGTTAATAGGGTCCTTGAGGAGAATCCCGAGATAGAGGCCGAGATAAGGGATATCATGAAGAAGCTTGAGAGCGGGGAACTCAACGGTAGAGAGCTAGCGGAGAGCGTGGTTAGGGCCCAAATGGTTACAACGTACAGGCTGGGCATTAAGTACGATCTTCTTGTTTGGGAAAGCGACATCGTTAGTAGGAAGCTCTTCGAAATAGCGGTAAAGTTATTGGAGAGGAATGAGAACTTTTACACGCCCAACGAGGGTAAGTACAAGGGAGCCTTCGTTATGGATCTTAGTAAGCTCTTCCCGGATATGAAGAATCCGTACCTCGTTCTGAGGAGGAGCGATGGGACCGCAACGTATACTGGAAAAGACATAGCTTATCACCTCTGGAAGTTCGGTAAGATTGATGTTGATTTACTGTACAAGCCCTGGGATGAGCATACGTGGACAACTGCCCCCGACGGAGAGAGCGTTAAGGGCAAGTTTGGAGGGGCAGATATCGTTATAAACGTCATAGGGGCTGAGCAGAGGCACCCACAGATGGCCATAAAGCACGCATTAAAGTTGCTGGGCTTCGAGGATGCAGCGGAGAATTTGCATCACCTAGCGTATGAGCACGTTGAGAGGCCTGAAGGGAAGTTCTCGGGAAGGAAGGGAACTTGGGTTGGCTTTACGGTGGATGAGGTGATTAATGAGGCCATAAAGAGGGCCAGGGAATTAATCGAGGAGAAGAGCCCAGGATTGAGCGACGAGGAGAAGGAGGAGATAGCTGAGAAAGTTGGAGTAGGAGCGATAAGGTACAACATGGTCAAGTACAGTCCGGACAAGAAGATAATCTTCAGGTGGGAGGATGTTCTCAACTTCGAGGGAGAAAGTGCCCCCTACATCCAATATGCCCATGCGAGGTGCTCCTCGATACTGAGGAAAGCCGGGAATCCGGAGTGGGAAGCTTTGCTTAAAGAAGCAAACTTCAAAGAGCTCACGGAGAGGGAGAGGGAGTTAATAATACTGCTCTCAAAATTCCCAGAGGTGGTTGAGCAGGCTGGTAGAGATGTTAAGCCCCATCTAATAGCCTGGTACGCGAATGAACTAGCTTCGCTCTTCAACAAGTTCTACATGGATCACCCAGTAATAAAAGCTGAAAAAGGGATAAGAGAGGCAAGACTACTGCTCGTTATGGCCGTTAGGCAGGTTCTCAGGAACTCCCTGTGGCTCCTTGGCATTGAGGCTCCGGATAGGATGTAG
- a CDS encoding NAD(P)-dependent glycerol-1-phosphate dehydrogenase — MHLMEFPREVILGKNLVPEVNNVIKRLKLESPGLVVYGPVTKKIAGESVKKAIRDEFDVYSITVKKAHIGEVEKVEAKIRDYNIKWAIAVGGGSIIDVTKLASYRSGIPFISFPTTASHDGIASANASIRGIEAKTSIKARPPIAVIADIEVIKTAPRRYLAAGVGDVISNITAVRDWKLAHKLKGEYFSEYAAALSLMSAKMVIRDAEIIRLGNDEGVRKVIKALISSGVAMSIAGSSRPASGAEHLFSHALDLLLDKPALHGEQTGIGTIIMAYLHGINWRKIKETLKTVGAPTSAYELGIDPEIIIEALTIAHKIRPERYTILGKEGLTREAAEKAAKITGVI, encoded by the coding sequence ATGCACCTAATGGAGTTTCCCCGTGAAGTTATTCTTGGCAAGAATCTCGTTCCAGAAGTTAATAACGTTATAAAAAGGTTAAAGCTGGAATCCCCTGGCTTAGTCGTTTATGGGCCAGTTACCAAGAAGATAGCCGGCGAGAGTGTGAAAAAAGCGATTAGGGATGAATTTGACGTTTATTCGATCACCGTGAAGAAGGCTCACATAGGGGAAGTCGAAAAGGTTGAGGCTAAAATAAGGGACTACAACATTAAGTGGGCAATAGCCGTTGGAGGAGGAAGCATAATAGATGTAACAAAGTTGGCAAGCTACAGAAGTGGAATACCTTTCATAAGCTTCCCCACAACGGCCTCCCACGATGGAATAGCGAGTGCAAACGCCTCTATTAGAGGCATAGAGGCAAAAACGTCGATAAAGGCCAGACCGCCTATTGCAGTGATAGCCGACATCGAGGTAATAAAGACGGCGCCCAGGAGATACTTAGCGGCTGGGGTTGGGGATGTAATAAGTAACATAACAGCGGTTAGGGACTGGAAATTGGCCCACAAGCTCAAAGGGGAATACTTCAGCGAGTACGCCGCTGCACTCAGTTTAATGAGTGCCAAGATGGTGATTAGGGATGCTGAGATAATAAGGCTCGGCAACGACGAAGGAGTTAGAAAGGTCATAAAGGCCTTGATTTCAAGCGGGGTCGCCATGAGCATAGCTGGTTCTTCAAGGCCAGCGAGCGGAGCGGAACACCTATTTAGTCATGCCTTAGACCTTCTCCTTGATAAGCCGGCATTGCATGGAGAGCAGACCGGAATAGGAACCATAATTATGGCGTACTTGCATGGGATAAACTGGAGGAAGATCAAGGAAACCCTGAAAACAGTAGGCGCGCCAACGAGTGCTTACGAACTAGGAATAGATCCGGAGATAATAATAGAGGCCCTAACTATAGCTCACAAAATCAGGCCAGAAAGGTACACCATCCTGGGCAAGGAGGGTTTAACTAGGGAAGCCGCCGAAAAGGCAGCTAAAATCACGGGTGTAATTTAA
- a CDS encoding transcription initiation factor IIB codes for MTKQRVCPVCGSTEFIYDPERGEIVCARCGYVIEENIVDMGPEWRAFDASQREKRSRTGAPESILLHDKGLSTDIGIDRSLTGLMREKMYRLRKWQSRLRVSDAAERNLAFALSELDRITAQLKLPKHVEEEAARLYREAVRKGLIRGRSIESVIAACVYAACRLLKVPRTLDEISDIARVEKKEIGRSYRFIARNLNLTPKKLFVKPTDYVNKFADELGLSEKVRRRAIEILEEAYKRGLTSGKSPAGLVAAALYIASLLEGEKRTQREVAEVARVTEVTVRNRYKELVEKLGIKVPVT; via the coding sequence GTGACCAAGCAAAGGGTTTGTCCCGTTTGTGGATCAACCGAGTTTATTTACGACCCCGAAAGGGGTGAAATCGTCTGCGCACGCTGTGGATATGTAATCGAGGAGAACATAGTCGATATGGGACCAGAATGGCGTGCTTTTGATGCTTCTCAGAGGGAGAAGCGTTCTAGGACGGGTGCGCCAGAGAGTATTTTACTTCATGACAAGGGGTTGTCGACGGATATTGGCATTGATAGGAGTTTGACTGGGTTGATGAGGGAGAAGATGTACAGGCTTAGGAAGTGGCAGTCTAGGCTTAGAGTTAGTGATGCCGCCGAGCGTAATCTTGCATTCGCCCTAAGCGAGTTGGATAGAATTACCGCCCAGTTAAAGCTTCCAAAGCACGTTGAGGAGGAAGCTGCTAGGCTTTATAGGGAAGCAGTAAGAAAGGGTTTGATCAGGGGTAGGTCTATAGAGAGCGTTATTGCAGCCTGCGTTTACGCGGCTTGTAGGCTATTAAAAGTCCCGAGGACTCTTGACGAAATTAGTGATATTGCTAGGGTTGAGAAGAAGGAGATTGGGAGGAGTTATCGTTTTATTGCAAGGAATCTAAACTTGACTCCAAAGAAACTCTTTGTAAAACCTACTGATTACGTGAACAAGTTTGCTGACGAGCTTGGGTTAAGCGAGAAGGTTAGGAGGAGGGCTATTGAAATTTTAGAGGAGGCTTACAAGAGGGGTTTAACGAGCGGTAAAAGCCCAGCGGGATTAGTTGCCGCAGCACTCTACATTGCATCCCTCTTGGAAGGAGAGAAGAGAACCCAAAGAGAAGTAGCAGAAGTAGCAAGAGTAACAGAAGTAACAGTAAGAAACAGATACAAAGAACTAGTAGAGAAGCTTGGAATAAAGGTTCCCGTCACTTGA